One Anas platyrhynchos isolate ZD024472 breed Pekin duck chromosome W, IASCAAS_PekinDuck_T2T, whole genome shotgun sequence DNA segment encodes these proteins:
- the LOC140000591 gene encoding uncharacterized protein, with the protein MGNRSGISDKGDGVGRQWALPRCGALCLLFAPTCLCTAELCHMRTCQVNEISCGPQSTQCIPVSWKCDGEKDCDRDPDCKDGSDEINCPSRTCRPDQFRCEDGNCVHGRRQCSGVRDGLDGTDEANCNNVIQCSGPGKFKCRSGECIDTNKVCNQKRDCKDWGDEPLKECNINECDCPAGFELVDKRNCGDIDECQNPGICGQICINLKGGYKCECSRGYQMNPATRTWKGPYGYKNTNNTCDYNDTAKQGLGVYGTETRGNNYSVWNNCTALALPPDVFLICGDRAWQGIAANAIRCPCYLDKLIVFASSLLQLHVITRHKWALLAPDCNDNVELCGVEARAALAILVPGVASAAARNNCSAAGIGCGVDAPRCTLSVLFRGDSTRSCSPQEQIKIS; encoded by the coding sequence atgggtaataggagtggTATAAGTGACAAAGGTGATGGTGTGGGGCGGCAGTGGGCGCTGCCGCGCTGCGGGGCGCTCTGCCTGCTGTTTGCCcccacctgcctgtgcactgctgagctgtgtcatatgagaacatgccaggtaaatgaaatcagctgtggtcctcagtcaacccagtgtatcccagtgtcgtggaaatgtgatggtgaaaaagactgtgatagagatcctgattgcaaggatggaagtgatgaaattaactgcccttctcggacctgcaggccagaccagttcagatgtgaagatgggaactgtgtccacggaagaaggcagtgcagtggtgtgagagacggtctggatggcactgatgaagcaaactgtaacaatgttattcagtgctctggacctggcaaattcaagtgcagaagtggagaatgcatagataccaataaagtgtgtaaccagaagagagactgcaaggactggggtgatgagcccctgaaggaatgcaacataaatgaatgtgactgtccggCTGGGTTTGAGTtggtagacaagagaaactgtggagatattgatgaatgccaaaaccctggtatctgtggtcaaatctgtatcaacctgaaaggtggctacaaatgtgaatgtagccgtggctatcagatgaatcctgctacaagaacctggaaagggccatacgggtacaaaaatacaaacaacacctgtgattacaatgacactgctaagcagggtttaggggtttatGGCacggagacaaggggtaacaactacagtgtttggaacaattgtacagctttggccttacctcctgatgtttttctgatttgtggggatagggcctggcaaggtatcgctgcaaatgctatcagatgtccatgttacttagataaactcattgtatttgcttctagcttgttacagttgcatGTAAttaccagacataaatgggcattgcttgcaccggattgcaatgataatgttgaattgtgtggggttgaaGCTAGAGCGGCACTGGCAATTTtagtgcctggagtggcatctgcggctgCACGTAACAACTGCTCCGCTGCGGGGATCGGCTGCggcgtggacgcccctaggtgcaccctgagcgttTTGTTCAGAGGGGACTCCACTcgcagctgctcaccgcaggagcagatAAAGATCTCCTGA